One segment of Pseudanabaena sp. FACHB-2040 DNA contains the following:
- a CDS encoding PAS domain S-box protein, with translation MNFCNVLLVGASEDCHRLRYCLNHPTTQYSLAEAATESAALSHCQSSQPEAILISHQPPAIDGLTVLRALGQQGSQPLPALILVNPGDETTISRAIEAGAQAYLNWEELTPAALHWAIEAVRAKTQLACQGTPSAHHDIAQHQRIEAALRRSEARNQAMLLALPDLIMRMTVDGRYLDFFSGGDLKTVPLPNPTTSDNTVFDALTDEEAHKRLKYLRLAVETQSRQIYEQTMIIEGEPHCEEVRVVPCGEDEALVVVRDMTERKQAEEALRRSEAKNRAMLQALPDLIMRMTVEGRYLDFFSGGGVRFIPLPNPIVSENMAADGLPEDIARQRLHYLQQALETGKLQVYEQTIVLDGEERREEVRIVPCGEDESMVIVRDITERKQAELELFNLNQELEQRVTARTRELAESNHLLLLEIHQREEIEAALRESRQFIESIADRSPNILYIYDLSASRYVYINRAIQDLLGYPPESILSMGASFFQSYIHPDDVGRLSAYLKQIRNLGEGEIAQIEYRIRLADGSWRWFQSHDTVFKRDSKGKVLQFVGTARDVTQRQLAEAALQKSEGTKRALIDAIPDLLVRVDRNGTYLDIFRSAGVHLVNLEKLMPGANIFDVLPPDLAQSRLNCVRQVLDTGVSRTQEYQIVINGQTVHEEARLTLCEDDTVLVMVRDISARRLAEETVRRNQARFQRIAANAPGAMYQFVLHSDGRREFPYMSDRITEILEIDAAVIQQEADTALRLLHPDDQDSLSQTIQASAATLTRWIWEGRFYTPSGRLVWVQGMSEPELREDGSILWDGLFLDITQRKQVEAEIERSQKLRDAIFNNSTDALFLVDAETFLTIDCNDRAVELFEADCKADLIGIVGGEALQKHLFSDSELEAIVEQMSQKGFWSREVEYITLKGNEFWGNLAARTIPVEGQVINLVRVTDITDRKRSEQEMHRALAREKELSDLKSRVISMTSHEFRTPLAVIASSAGILKSFGSRLSEEKKQQHLQTIQTYVQHTTHLLDDILLLNRAEADRLAFIPTTFSLVPFCQTLTQELQLSSDHHSLQFSVYSSAGTSQPPSDMPVVCMDQKLLRQILINLLVNAIKYSPEGSPVHFSLYLKEGQARFVVQDWGLGIPAADIELLFESFYRASNVGTIQGTGLGLSVVKKCVDLHHGTVQLSSELGVGTTFTVTLPSYCQS, from the coding sequence ATGAATTTCTGCAATGTACTCCTGGTAGGCGCTTCAGAAGACTGCCACCGCCTGCGCTATTGCCTGAATCACCCGACTACCCAATACTCCCTAGCAGAAGCAGCAACAGAGTCAGCAGCCCTGTCGCACTGCCAAAGTTCTCAGCCCGAGGCTATTTTGATTAGCCATCAGCCTCCGGCAATAGATGGGCTAACAGTTCTCCGGGCTTTGGGGCAGCAGGGGAGTCAGCCTCTCCCAGCCTTGATTCTAGTGAATCCGGGGGATGAGACGACTATCAGCCGAGCAATTGAGGCAGGAGCCCAGGCCTATCTAAACTGGGAGGAACTGACCCCAGCGGCGCTGCATTGGGCCATTGAAGCTGTCAGGGCCAAGACTCAGCTCGCCTGTCAGGGAACGCCATCTGCGCACCACGACATAGCCCAGCATCAGCGTATCGAAGCAGCCCTACGACGCAGCGAAGCTCGCAACCAGGCAATGCTGCTGGCGCTGCCCGATTTGATTATGCGAATGACAGTCGATGGCCGCTACCTAGATTTCTTTAGCGGTGGAGATCTCAAAACTGTACCGCTGCCCAACCCTACCACTTCCGACAACACTGTCTTTGACGCCCTGACTGACGAAGAGGCTCACAAGCGGTTGAAGTACCTGCGCTTGGCAGTTGAAACGCAGTCTCGGCAGATCTATGAGCAGACCATGATTATTGAGGGCGAACCGCACTGCGAAGAAGTGCGCGTTGTTCCCTGTGGCGAAGATGAGGCTCTAGTGGTGGTGCGCGACATGACCGAGCGCAAGCAGGCTGAGGAAGCTCTGCGCCGCAGCGAAGCCAAAAACCGGGCTATGCTCCAAGCCTTACCCGACCTAATTATGCGGATGACAGTAGAGGGTCGCTACCTAGATTTCTTTAGCGGCGGTGGGGTTCGCTTCATTCCGCTACCTAACCCGATAGTCTCAGAAAACATGGCGGCAGATGGACTGCCCGAAGACATCGCCCGCCAGCGCCTACATTACTTACAGCAGGCCTTAGAAACCGGGAAGCTGCAGGTCTATGAGCAGACCATTGTTTTAGATGGGGAAGAACGCCGTGAGGAAGTGCGAATTGTGCCCTGCGGTGAAGATGAGTCTATGGTGATTGTGCGCGACATCACCGAGCGCAAGCAGGCTGAACTGGAGCTTTTCAACCTCAATCAGGAGTTAGAGCAGCGGGTTACTGCCCGCACCCGGGAGCTAGCAGAGAGCAATCACCTGTTATTGCTAGAGATTCATCAGCGAGAGGAGATTGAAGCAGCCCTGCGAGAAAGTCGCCAGTTCATTGAAAGCATTGCCGATAGGAGCCCCAACATCCTCTATATCTACGATCTGTCGGCTAGTCGCTATGTCTATATAAACCGTGCCATTCAAGATCTCCTGGGTTACCCGCCGGAATCTATTTTGAGCATGGGTGCTAGCTTCTTTCAGTCCTATATCCACCCTGACGATGTGGGGAGACTGTCTGCCTATCTCAAGCAGATTCGAAATCTGGGCGAAGGGGAAATAGCGCAAATCGAGTACCGAATCCGACTGGCCGATGGTTCCTGGCGCTGGTTTCAGAGCCACGACACTGTTTTTAAGCGAGACTCAAAGGGAAAGGTGCTGCAGTTTGTCGGCACAGCCCGCGATGTCACTCAGCGGCAGCTGGCAGAGGCCGCTCTGCAAAAGAGTGAAGGAACCAAGCGAGCCCTAATTGATGCCATTCCTGATCTGCTGGTGCGAGTGGACCGCAACGGTACGTACCTAGATATCTTTAGGAGTGCCGGAGTGCACCTGGTCAACTTGGAAAAGCTGATGCCAGGAGCCAATATTTTTGACGTTTTGCCGCCAGACCTTGCCCAGAGCCGACTGAACTGTGTGCGTCAGGTTCTAGATACAGGGGTAAGCCGCACTCAGGAGTACCAGATTGTTATCAACGGTCAGACCGTACATGAGGAGGCCCGCCTAACGCTTTGCGAAGACGATACGGTGCTGGTCATGGTTCGTGACATCTCGGCCCGTCGTCTCGCAGAAGAAACCGTTCGCCGCAACCAGGCCCGCTTTCAGCGCATTGCTGCCAACGCACCGGGGGCCATGTATCAGTTTGTGCTGCACAGCGATGGGCGGCGCGAGTTTCCTTATATGAGCGATCGCATCACCGAAATTTTAGAAATCGATGCTGCCGTCATTCAGCAGGAGGCTGACACTGCTCTTAGGCTGCTCCACCCAGACGACCAGGACTCTTTAAGCCAAACTATTCAAGCCTCCGCCGCTACTCTGACCCGCTGGATTTGGGAGGGCCGCTTTTATACCCCTTCGGGTCGCTTGGTCTGGGTACAGGGCATGTCTGAACCAGAATTGCGGGAAGATGGCTCTATTCTTTGGGACGGTTTGTTCCTCGATATTACCCAGCGCAAGCAGGTCGAAGCCGAAATCGAGCGCTCCCAAAAACTGCGAGACGCCATCTTCAACAACTCTACCGATGCCCTTTTTCTAGTAGATGCAGAAACTTTTCTGACGATTGACTGCAATGACCGAGCAGTAGAACTATTCGAAGCTGATTGCAAAGCAGACTTGATTGGCATTGTGGGCGGAGAAGCGCTGCAAAAGCATTTGTTTAGTGACTCAGAACTAGAGGCCATTGTCGAGCAGATGAGCCAGAAAGGCTTTTGGAGCCGAGAGGTTGAGTACATCACCCTAAAAGGCAATGAGTTTTGGGGCAATCTTGCCGCTCGCACCATTCCCGTTGAGGGCCAAGTGATTAATCTGGTGCGGGTGACTGACATTACCGATCGCAAGCGCAGTGAACAGGAGATGCACCGTGCTCTGGCCCGAGAAAAGGAGCTTAGCGATCTCAAATCTCGCGTTATCTCCATGACCTCCCACGAATTTCGGACACCGCTAGCGGTCATTGCCTCCTCTGCAGGCATTCTCAAGAGCTTTGGCAGCCGTCTTAGTGAAGAGAAAAAGCAGCAGCATCTGCAAACCATTCAAACCTACGTTCAGCACACCACCCATCTGCTGGATGACATTTTGCTGCTTAACCGGGCAGAGGCCGACAGGCTAGCCTTTATTCCTACTACCTTTAGCCTAGTCCCGTTTTGCCAGACGCTGACCCAGGAACTGCAGCTCAGCAGTGATCATCACAGCCTGCAATTTTCGGTGTATTCAAGTGCTGGCACGTCACAGCCGCCCTCAGATATGCCCGTCGTGTGCATGGATCAAAAGCTGCTGCGGCAAATTCTGATAAATCTGCTGGTCAATGCCATCAAGTATTCACCTGAGGGCAGCCCAGTTCACTTCTCCCTGTATCTAAAGGAGGGACAGGCCCGCTTTGTGGTGCAGGACTGGGGCTTGGGCATTCCGGCGGCAGATATTGAACTGCTGTTTGAGTCTTTTTATCGGGCCAGCAATGTCGGCACTATTCAGGGGACCGGGTTAGGTCTATCGGTTGTCAAGAAATGCGTAGACCTACACCACGGCACAGTACAGCTCAGCAGCGAGTTGGGGGTCGGCACGACGTTCACCGTTACGCTGCCCTCCTATTGTCAGAGTTGA
- a CDS encoding EAL domain-containing protein, giving the protein MSTILVIEDEPQVQANICEILELADYTTLAAADGMSGVELAKQQAPDLIICDVMMPRLDGYGVITELRQHPETANTPFIFLTARSEQDALRQGMQLGADDYLRKPFSPEDLLEAVSVRLNKHLGLVDRFNQQLEQAKEAAQFLQHYDRDTGLPNYQLLEKHFDLAKIYAQQQTVSLAVLVVELDQLEHISATLGHRMRKLLLESFAQRLMAFSAALPSLEVIAYLGGRQFAMLSRPAMGQAQIAELAGSLLQELRKPFLVAGQEIFVKPTIGISLYPENGEVLDRLLGCAEGAIYKGNKYKGDKPLDVGFYFYTPQHHVRALERLTLESKLHHALENDELQVFYQPQVELASQRLIAAEALIRWYLPERGYISPIELISIAEETGLIIPIGEWVLETACRQACYWQQALAKSLTISVNLSARQFHQPDLTGQVESVLQRTGLAPQGLVLEVTESSILEDTQKALSTLEDLKALGIEVAIDDFGTGYSSLSCLKQFPFDVLKIDQSFIRNIHQNPGNIPITRIIIQLAKELNLDLIAEGIETEQELNFLLSHGCQMGQGYLFGRPVSALEFNQFFLPVK; this is encoded by the coding sequence ATGAGCACAATTTTGGTGATTGAGGATGAACCTCAGGTTCAGGCAAACATCTGCGAAATTTTAGAGCTGGCTGACTACACCACTCTGGCAGCAGCAGATGGCATGAGCGGTGTGGAGTTGGCCAAACAGCAGGCCCCCGACTTAATCATCTGCGATGTGATGATGCCTCGCCTAGACGGCTATGGGGTGATAACAGAACTTCGGCAGCATCCTGAAACCGCCAATACGCCTTTTATTTTCCTAACGGCCCGCTCTGAGCAAGACGCGCTGCGCCAAGGGATGCAGCTAGGGGCTGACGACTACCTGAGAAAGCCATTTTCGCCCGAAGACCTGTTAGAAGCAGTGTCTGTGCGCCTCAACAAACACCTGGGCCTGGTTGATCGGTTCAACCAACAGCTAGAACAGGCCAAGGAAGCCGCTCAGTTTCTGCAGCACTACGACCGGGATACTGGGCTGCCCAACTATCAGCTTCTAGAGAAGCACTTTGACCTTGCCAAAATCTACGCCCAACAGCAAACTGTGTCGCTGGCGGTTTTGGTGGTGGAGCTAGACCAGCTAGAGCACATCAGCGCGACTCTCGGTCACCGGATGCGCAAGCTGCTGCTAGAGTCCTTTGCTCAAAGACTAATGGCCTTTTCCGCCGCTTTGCCTTCCCTAGAGGTAATTGCCTATCTCGGCGGTCGTCAGTTTGCGATGCTGAGCCGTCCTGCCATGGGACAGGCTCAGATCGCTGAGCTGGCAGGGTCTCTGCTGCAAGAGTTGCGAAAACCCTTTCTAGTAGCCGGCCAAGAAATCTTTGTTAAGCCGACTATCGGCATTTCTCTATACCCAGAAAATGGAGAGGTGCTCGATCGGCTGTTGGGCTGCGCTGAGGGAGCCATTTACAAAGGAAACAAGTACAAAGGCGACAAGCCTCTGGATGTGGGGTTTTATTTCTATACCCCGCAGCATCATGTTCGGGCGCTGGAGCGATTGACGCTGGAATCGAAGTTGCACCACGCTTTAGAGAACGATGAACTGCAGGTTTTTTATCAGCCCCAAGTGGAGTTGGCTAGTCAGCGCCTGATAGCGGCAGAAGCCCTGATTCGCTGGTACTTGCCTGAGCGAGGATATATCTCGCCCATTGAGCTGATTTCAATTGCAGAAGAAACCGGGCTGATCATTCCGATTGGAGAATGGGTTTTAGAAACTGCCTGCCGACAGGCTTGCTACTGGCAGCAAGCGTTGGCTAAATCTCTCACCATCAGCGTCAACCTATCTGCTAGGCAGTTTCACCAGCCGGATTTGACGGGCCAGGTTGAAAGCGTTCTCCAGAGGACGGGGCTAGCTCCCCAAGGGTTGGTGCTGGAGGTGACCGAGAGCTCAATTTTAGAAGACACTCAAAAAGCCCTGTCTACCCTTGAAGATCTCAAAGCTTTGGGCATAGAGGTTGCTATAGATGATTTTGGGACGGGGTACTCTTCCCTCAGCTGCCTTAAGCAGTTTCCCTTTGATGTTTTGAAGATCGATCAGTCTTTCATTCGCAACATTCATCAAAACCCTGGCAATATTCCCATTACTCGCATCATTATTCAGCTTGCTAAGGAGTTGAATCTAGATTTGATTGCCGAAGGAATTGAAACAGAGCAGGAGCTTAATTTTCTGCTGTCTCACGGCTGTCAGATGGGGCAGGGATACTTGTTTGGCAGACCTGTTTCAGCACTTGAGTTTAACCAATTTTTTTTGCCAGTCAAGTAG
- a CDS encoding AI-2E family transporter, giving the protein MRLGQWVSLLALGIAIYILWQIRNVLLLLFAAAVLSTILNRVVRYLRRMHVKRGPAIAITLLLLLLALFSLFAIILPRLAGQFQLLLQVLPEVVDRLEITYSSIQARIPGNLLPNNEGIDNLIRELQTWATLAVGNLFSFVTNSVGIVLNFLLFLAAAIMLLINPIQYRRIFIMAFPAFYRPRINQILDECELSLVGWIRATFVAMTVVAAVSYLGLLILGVPLPLVNALLAGLLEFIPNIGPTLSVIPPLLLALLVDPWKAVAVVILYVLIQQFESFVLVPFVMKHEVSILPLFTLLSVVVFSVFFGFLGLFMAIPLLLVVQVWLREVLVKDVMNRWQTPSREREPIAAGVSRDL; this is encoded by the coding sequence GTGCGGCTAGGGCAATGGGTTAGTTTACTCGCCCTCGGGATTGCGATCTACATTCTGTGGCAAATCCGGAATGTGCTTTTGCTATTGTTCGCTGCCGCTGTGTTGTCCACTATTCTTAACCGAGTAGTGCGCTATCTGCGGCGAATGCATGTTAAGCGGGGACCTGCGATCGCAATTACCCTGTTGCTGCTGCTGCTAGCGCTATTTAGTCTTTTCGCGATTATCCTACCGCGCTTAGCCGGGCAGTTTCAGCTCTTGCTGCAGGTCTTGCCAGAAGTTGTAGATCGTTTGGAAATTACTTATAGCAGTATCCAGGCTAGAATTCCTGGAAATTTGCTGCCAAATAATGAGGGCATCGACAATCTGATTCGGGAACTGCAGACTTGGGCAACGCTGGCTGTTGGTAACCTCTTTTCGTTTGTTACCAACTCGGTGGGAATTGTGCTCAACTTCCTGCTCTTTTTGGCAGCTGCCATCATGCTGCTGATCAACCCGATTCAGTATCGGCGCATTTTTATCATGGCTTTTCCTGCCTTTTATCGCCCCCGCATCAACCAGATACTGGACGAATGCGAGCTTTCGCTCGTGGGGTGGATTCGCGCTACCTTTGTTGCGATGACCGTCGTGGCTGCGGTCAGCTATTTAGGCTTACTGATTTTGGGAGTGCCGCTGCCTCTAGTGAATGCGTTGCTAGCAGGCCTTTTGGAGTTCATTCCCAATATTGGCCCGACGCTTTCTGTCATTCCGCCGCTGCTGCTGGCGCTGCTAGTGGATCCTTGGAAAGCAGTGGCTGTGGTCATTCTATATGTGTTGATCCAGCAGTTTGAGAGCTTTGTGCTGGTACCGTTTGTGATGAAGCATGAGGTCTCTATACTGCCCCTATTTACCCTGCTCTCTGTCGTTGTCTTCTCCGTGTTCTTTGGCTTTTTGGGGCTGTTTATGGCTATCCCGCTGCTCTTGGTAGTGCAGGTTTGGCTGCGGGAAGTACTGGTCAAAGACGTGATGAACCGTTGGCAGACCCCTAGCCGCGAACGGGAACCCATCGCAGCAGGGGTCTCCAGAGATCTTTAA
- a CDS encoding zinc-dependent alcohol dehydrogenase, translating into MKAVCWRGATDVRLETVPDPKILNPRDAILRVTATTICGSDLHIYDGYIPTMQPGDIIGHEFMGEVVEIGSEVKKLRVGDRVVVSSIIGCGHCLYCESQRWSLCDNSNPNAWMQEPAMGFGTAGIFGYSHAFGGYAGSFAEYIRVPYADFGAIKVPDGLPDEKVLPVSDAFPTGFMGADMCNIQPGQIVAVWGAGPVGLFAMISAYMLGAERVIAIDHVPERLQMAQDFAKAEPVNFMEIDAGEALKQMTGGRGPDACIDAVGLEAHGMGPEGLYDKAKQAIRLETDRPHVLRQMMLACGKGGTLSILGVYSGFIDKVPMGAAMNKSLTFKMGQMYGQKYIPMLLERVANGEVDPSRVFTHQLPLEETRQGFELFKHKKDNCIKVLLKP; encoded by the coding sequence ATGAAAGCAGTCTGCTGGCGTGGAGCCACCGATGTTCGGCTCGAAACCGTCCCCGATCCTAAGATCCTTAACCCTCGGGATGCCATTCTCCGGGTCACCGCTACCACGATTTGTGGCTCTGATCTGCATATCTACGACGGCTACATCCCCACCATGCAGCCCGGTGACATCATTGGGCACGAGTTTATGGGCGAAGTTGTCGAGATCGGCAGCGAGGTGAAAAAGCTGCGCGTGGGCGATCGTGTGGTCGTCTCCTCCATCATTGGCTGCGGCCATTGTCTCTACTGTGAGAGCCAGCGCTGGTCTCTCTGCGACAACTCCAACCCCAACGCCTGGATGCAGGAACCAGCTATGGGGTTTGGTACCGCTGGCATCTTTGGCTATTCCCACGCCTTTGGAGGCTACGCCGGGTCATTTGCCGAGTATATTCGGGTGCCCTACGCCGATTTTGGTGCGATCAAGGTGCCCGATGGGCTGCCGGATGAAAAGGTGCTGCCCGTCTCCGATGCCTTCCCTACAGGCTTTATGGGTGCGGATATGTGCAACATTCAGCCGGGGCAAATTGTTGCAGTCTGGGGTGCAGGGCCAGTGGGCCTGTTTGCCATGATCAGCGCTTACATGCTGGGGGCTGAACGGGTGATTGCCATTGATCACGTACCCGAGCGGCTGCAGATGGCTCAAGACTTTGCCAAAGCCGAGCCGGTCAACTTTATGGAAATTGACGCCGGAGAAGCTCTTAAGCAAATGACTGGCGGGCGCGGCCCCGATGCCTGTATTGATGCGGTGGGGCTAGAAGCTCACGGCATGGGACCAGAGGGCCTCTACGACAAGGCCAAGCAGGCAATTCGCCTAGAAACTGATCGACCCCACGTGCTGCGGCAGATGATGTTGGCCTGCGGCAAAGGCGGCACGCTCTCTATTCTGGGAGTCTACAGCGGCTTTATCGACAAAGTCCCGATGGGTGCAGCGATGAATAAGAGCCTCACTTTCAAAATGGGGCAGATGTACGGCCAGAAGTACATCCCCATGTTGCTAGAGCGGGTTGCCAATGGGGAAGTAGATCCCTCTCGCGTCTTTACTCATCAGCTACCGCTGGAAGAAACTCGCCAGGGCTTTGAGTTGTTTAAGCACAAGAAAGACAACTGCATTAAGGTGTTGCTCAAGCCTTAG
- a CDS encoding SDR family oxidoreductase, with protein sequence MQLKPINQQVVAVVGASSGIGRATALQFAQQGAKVSVSARSQSGLDSLVEEIKAMGGDAIAITADVADFDQVKAIADKTVEYFGRLDTWVHVAATAVFARFEQHTPEEFRRVIEVNLMGQVYGAMVALPYLRQTGQGALISVGSVEGHRSLPLQSAYSSSKHATEGFLDSLRVELIHDKVPISVTNIMPATINTPFYNNGLTKLGRKPKGVPPFYQPELVARSILHAAENPVRELIVGDVGRILDIAQKLAPGLVDVALALIAVPGEHSSEPKSETDPNNLYTPVETDNRVRGDFDNQVIPSFLDWFDWHPAAKWGTVAGIAGLALLAVQNLSDNNPA encoded by the coding sequence ATTCAACTCAAGCCAATCAATCAGCAAGTGGTTGCAGTGGTCGGTGCCTCTAGCGGCATTGGTCGAGCCACCGCGCTTCAGTTCGCTCAGCAAGGGGCTAAGGTTTCTGTCTCAGCCCGTAGCCAATCAGGGCTAGATTCTCTGGTTGAAGAGATTAAGGCAATGGGGGGAGATGCGATCGCAATTACCGCCGATGTCGCCGACTTCGATCAGGTCAAAGCCATTGCCGACAAAACCGTTGAGTACTTCGGACGGCTCGATACCTGGGTTCACGTGGCCGCCACCGCCGTGTTTGCCCGCTTTGAGCAGCACACCCCCGAAGAGTTTCGGCGCGTCATCGAAGTTAACCTGATGGGCCAAGTCTACGGCGCAATGGTCGCCCTGCCCTACCTGCGTCAAACCGGTCAGGGTGCGCTGATTAGCGTCGGCTCTGTGGAAGGACACCGCTCCCTGCCGCTGCAAAGCGCCTACTCCTCCTCCAAACACGCCACTGAGGGCTTCCTCGACTCTCTACGAGTCGAACTGATCCACGACAAAGTGCCCATCAGTGTCACCAACATCATGCCCGCTACCATCAACACTCCCTTTTACAACAATGGCCTGACCAAGCTAGGGAGAAAACCCAAAGGCGTGCCCCCCTTCTACCAGCCCGAGCTGGTAGCCCGCTCCATTCTCCATGCCGCTGAAAATCCAGTCCGCGAACTGATCGTGGGTGACGTAGGCCGCATTCTCGATATTGCCCAGAAGCTCGCCCCCGGCCTGGTCGATGTCGCACTCGCCCTAATCGCTGTTCCCGGCGAGCACAGCAGCGAGCCCAAATCCGAAACCGACCCCAACAACCTCTATACCCCCGTCGAAACCGACAACCGAGTGCGCGGCGATTTCGATAACCAGGTCATCCCCAGCTTCCTCGACTGGTTTGACTGGCACCCCGCCGCTAAATGGGGCACCGTCGCTGGCATCGCGGGCCTAGCCCTGCTGGCCGTTCAGAACCTGAGCGACAACAACCCCGCTTAG
- a CDS encoding glycoside hydrolase family 31 protein translates to MGFLHKVMLRVQALLRSLFFLQFLPASFLYAFKRDRNERRFASSAAPADPTAPGKLQKAAATERGAHFVFEQATLDLEFLAADLVCLTWQPGLLPVPYAIARQDWEQVQTTLKPSEAGWMLTSEALAVTVEPAGAVKLCDRNNNLLRQDDPPEWRGETWTHRTPLPQEAHIYGLGERIAGLNLRAARNAQGQPKTFSLWNTDPANISEPGQDPLYITMPVYLGLHHQGSYLTFYENSFRGEMQFGEGDAIANFSGGALRYYLAAGDPPQLLERFSELTGRAPLPPRWALGYHQSRWGYRTEATVRAEVALFQRHDLPISAVHLDIDCQVGHRSFTLDPDRFPNLCQFTHELREAGVRLVAINNPGIKHSRHSNLFLEGRVLNAFCTYPDGELVVAPVWPGQTVFPDFTNPQVRTWWSYQFAYLLDVGIAGFWNDMNEPVTFVSWGEATLPLVTQHSLEGRGGDHREAHNLYGMLESRAAYESLCQHRPERRPFIVSRSGWVGMQRYAWTWTGDTLSTWEALRLTVGTVVGLGLSGVPFSGPDIGGFLGNPSAELYVRWFQMATFLAFYRTHCSIGVDPRAPWTYGEPTLSTIRYFLRLRYQLLPYLYTLAWEAAQTGHPPVRPLFWYHSDDPQLWGIEDQFYLGEALLVCPVVQDGLRSRPVHLPQGHWYDFWSDTCWEGGKTLEIEAPLERLPLLVKAGTVLPLEAEETLTLHLYPLPQGESQSQIYSDAGEGYSPSRLDHFCLSRQDNELTLSWTASGDYPWPYQKVRLQVHGLSLQKAWVDDQEVLLQDNQVECLPFQQARLVCAAQP, encoded by the coding sequence ATGGGGTTTCTGCACAAGGTGATGTTGCGGGTTCAGGCGCTGCTGCGATCGCTATTTTTTCTCCAGTTTCTTCCAGCCTCTTTTCTCTATGCTTTTAAGCGCGATCGCAACGAGCGCCGCTTTGCCAGCTCTGCCGCCCCCGCCGATCCGACCGCCCCTGGAAAACTGCAAAAGGCGGCAGCTACGGAGCGGGGCGCTCACTTCGTCTTTGAGCAGGCCACCCTTGATCTAGAATTTCTCGCCGCAGACTTGGTGTGCCTTACCTGGCAGCCAGGACTTTTGCCAGTGCCCTATGCCATTGCCCGTCAGGACTGGGAACAGGTCCAGACTACACTCAAGCCCTCTGAAGCAGGCTGGATGCTGACCAGTGAGGCGCTAGCGGTGACGGTGGAGCCAGCGGGGGCAGTAAAGCTGTGCGATCGCAACAACAATCTCTTGCGCCAGGACGATCCCCCAGAGTGGCGCGGAGAGACTTGGACCCATCGCACGCCGCTGCCGCAGGAGGCTCATATCTACGGCCTGGGCGAACGGATAGCCGGGCTCAATCTGCGGGCCGCCCGCAATGCTCAGGGCCAGCCCAAGACCTTCAGCCTGTGGAACACCGACCCTGCCAATATCAGCGAGCCAGGGCAAGACCCGCTCTACATCACGATGCCGGTGTATCTCGGGCTGCATCACCAGGGCAGCTACCTAACGTTTTACGAAAATTCTTTTAGGGGGGAGATGCAGTTTGGGGAGGGGGATGCGATCGCAAACTTCTCTGGTGGAGCCTTGCGCTACTATCTGGCAGCAGGCGATCCGCCCCAGCTACTAGAGCGCTTTAGTGAGCTGACTGGGCGAGCCCCTTTGCCGCCCCGTTGGGCTTTGGGCTACCACCAGTCGCGCTGGGGCTACCGCACCGAGGCCACAGTGCGGGCCGAGGTGGCGCTGTTTCAGCGCCACGACTTGCCGATTAGTGCAGTACATCTCGACATTGACTGCCAGGTTGGGCACCGCTCCTTCACCCTCGATCCCGACCGCTTTCCTAACCTCTGCCAGTTCACCCATGAGCTGCGAGAAGCCGGGGTGCGGCTGGTGGCAATCAACAACCCCGGCATTAAGCACAGCCGCCACAGCAACCTGTTTCTAGAGGGCCGGGTGCTCAACGCCTTCTGCACCTATCCCGACGGGGAGCTGGTGGTGGCTCCGGTGTGGCCCGGGCAGACCGTCTTTCCCGACTTTACCAACCCTCAGGTACGAACCTGGTGGAGCTACCAGTTTGCCTACCTGCTAGATGTCGGCATCGCCGGGTTTTGGAACGATATGAACGAGCCGGTGACCTTTGTCAGCTGGGGCGAGGCCACCCTGCCTTTGGTCACTCAGCACAGCTTGGAGGGGCGCGGCGGCGACCACCGCGAGGCCCACAACCTATACGGCATGTTGGAATCGCGGGCAGCCTATGAGAGCCTCTGCCAGCACCGGCCAGAGCGGCGGCCTTTTATTGTGTCGCGCTCTGGCTGGGTGGGCATGCAGCGCTACGCCTGGACTTGGACCGGCGATACCCTCTCCACCTGGGAAGCCCTGCGGTTGACCGTAGGCACGGTGGTGGGCTTGGGCCTGTCGGGGGTGCCCTTCAGCGGCCCTGATATCGGCGGTTTTTTGGGCAATCCTTCGGCAGAGCTATACGTCCGCTGGTTCCAAATGGCGACGTTTTTGGCCTTTTATCGCACCCACTGCTCCATTGGCGTTGACCCGCGTGCGCCCTGGACCTACGGCGAACCGACTCTCAGCACCATTCGCTATTTTCTGCGGCTGCGCTACCAGCTGCTGCCCTACCTTTATACGCTGGCTTGGGAAGCGGCTCAAACAGGTCATCCCCCGGTTCGCCCCTTGTTTTGGTACCACAGCGATGATCCCCAGCTTTGGGGGATTGAGGATCAGTTTTATCTGGGTGAGGCGCTGCTGGTCTGCCCAGTGGTGCAGGATGGGTTGCGATCGCGCCCCGTCCACTTACCTCAGGGCCACTGGTACGACTTCTGGAGCGATACCTGCTGGGAGGGTGGCAAAACTCTTGAAATAGAAGCCCCGCTAGAGCGTCTGCCACTGCTGGTTAAGGCGGGCACCGTGTTGCCGCTGGAAGCAGAGGAAACGCTTACCCTGCACCTCTATCCACTGCCCCAGGGCGAGAGCCAGAGCCAGATCTACAGCGATGCGGGAGAAGGGTACAGCCCTTCCCGGCTAGATCACTTTTGCCTATCTCGCCAGGACAATGAACTCACCCTGTCTTGGACCGCCTCTGGAGACTATCCTTGGCCCTACCAAAAGGTGAGGCTACAGGTTCACGGCCTGTCGCTGCAAAAAGCTTGGGTAGACGACCAAGAGGTTCTACTCCAAGATAACCAGGTAGAATGCCTGCCCTTTCAACAGGCCCGACTGGTCTGTGCTGCTCAACCCTGA